The following coding sequences lie in one Cotesia glomerata isolate CgM1 linkage group LG5, MPM_Cglom_v2.3, whole genome shotgun sequence genomic window:
- the LOC123266013 gene encoding uncharacterized protein LOC123266013: MESAFEGRIKTGCVINLRHTDLKTFLNDAEDLVIEKVQEAMQQHGSLKVNTLHLCRFECHKNDAVVVEAISFQSKSSTILAGTELHEWYQESIVNQTLRKVDELQENQSGWNLSETLNLTVNISRYTPLQAEISTFVQVPGDIRKTEGVVNIINEDHYCFLWCVVAALYPVKANRNLPSLYHPISQLKPKENEEDPSVIVPLYLSSNLECQKDAIHLIMIEISLTLNKDDSIENHKPIFHFAWIKNLSRLVGNTVKRGHWKVFFCDRCLCHFKEEASFQRYHSDCLQYNKVRMTLPTEKNKILSFRDHQYKDPVPFVVYADLESVLEEETEDIQKHTPHSIAYYLHCSYDNSLSMFNLNRSEDCIKWFVQELESISHQVSDYLRNPKHLPKLTDEEQKSFNEAVNCHICNKPFKSANDKKVRDHCHFTGKFRGAAHNSCNLNFQQSHIIPIVFPNLSGYDCHFILESVATVFNGSVEILSINKEKYIAFTKTVDGTNIHLRFIDLFRFMASSIDKLSSYLTDDDMKITRQFYSDPEQLKLVTSKGIFPYEYVDSLEKLDETELPDKQVFYSRLNDKHISDENYSFAQKVWSLHSGVSQCTNRYAKATNRYMGEDFNPEEDESYIMYLDVNNLYGAAMSMSLP; encoded by the exons ATGGAGAGTGCATTCGAGGGTAGAATCAAGACGGGATGTGTCATCAATCTCCGTCACACTGACTTGAAGACTTTCTTGAATGATGCTGAAGACTTGGTTATTGAGAAAGTTCAAGAAGCCATGCAGCAACATGGGAGTCTGAAAGTCAACACCCTGCACCTTTGTCGATTTGAATGTCATAAGAATGATGCTGTTGTTGTAGAGGCCATATCATTCCAGAGTAAGAGCTCTACAATTTTAGCTGGAACAGAGTTGCATGAATGGTACCAAGAAAGCATAGTGAATCAAACGTTGAGAAAAGTTGACGAGCTTCAGGAAAATCAGTCAGGTTGGAATTTGTCAGAAACTCTCAACTTGACTGTTAATATTTCAAGATATACACCACTTCAAGCGGAAATTTCAACGTTTGTACAAGTCCCAGGTGACATTCGGAAGACAGAAGGTGTAGTCAACATAATAAACGAGGATCACTACTGCTTTCTTTGGTGTGTCGTTGCAGCTCTGTATCCAGTTAAAGCAAACAGGAATTTACCATCTTTATACCATCCCATATCCCAGCTCA AGCCAAAAGAAAATGAAGAAGATCCTAGTGTCATTGTCCCTCTGTACTTGAGTTCAAATCTTGAGTGTCAGAAAGATGCTATTCATTTGATTATGATTGAAATAAGCTTAACATTAAACAAAGATGATAGTATTGAAAATCATAAGCCTATATTTCATTTTGCGTGGATAAAAAACCTTTCACGATTAGTAGGAAATACCGTCAAACGGGGACATTGGAAGGTATTCTTCTGCGATCGTTGTCTTTGTCATTTCAAAGAAGAGGCTTCATTCCAGAGATATCACTCTGATTGTCTCCAGTACAACAAAGTCAGAATGACTCTAcccacggaaaaaaataaaatattatcatttaGAGATCATCAATACAAAGATCCAGTACCGTTTGTAGTATACGCAGATCTTGAAAGCGTTCTGGAGGAGGAAACAGAAGATATTCAAAAGCATACACCTCACAGTATAGCTTATTATTTACATTGCAGTTATGACAATTCACTGTCCATGTTCAATTTAAATCGTTCAGAAGATTGTATTAAGTGGTTTGTACAAGAACTTGAATCTATAAGCCACCAAGTCAGtgattatttaagaaatccaAAACATCTACCAAAGTTGACTGATGAAGAACAAAAGTCATTTAATGAAGCAGTGAATTGTCATATCTGCAATAAGCCATTTAAATCTGCCAATGATAAGAAGGTAAGAGATCACTGTCACTTCACCGGGAAATTTAGAGGAGCTGCTCATAACTcgtgtaatttaaattttcaacaaagtCATATTATTCCAATAGTTTTTCCTAATTTATCCGGCTATGACTGCCACTTTATCTTAGAGTCTGTAGCAACAGTTTTCAATGGTTCCGTAGAAAtattatctattaataaagaaaagtaCATTGCATTTACTAAAACTGTAGACGGTACTAACATTCACCTTAGATTCATCGACTTATTTAGATTCATGGCATCGAGTATTGACAAACTTTCATCTTACTTGACTGACGATGACATGAAAATCACACGACAGTTTTATTCTGACCCAGAACAACTTAAACTTGTAACAAGCAAGGGAATATTTCCCTATGAATATGTGGACAGTTTAGAGAAATTAGACGAGACTGAACTACCGGACAAACAAGTTTTTTACTCTCGACTGAACGATAAACACATTAGTGACGAAAACTACTCGTTTGCCCAAAAAGTATGGA GTCTCCATAGTGGAGTGTCTCAATGCACCAATCGATATGCCAAGGCCACCAATCGCTACATGGGTGAAGACTTCAACCCTGAAGAAGATGAGTCCTACATCATGTATCTGGACGTAAACAACCTCTACGGAGCTGCAATGAGCATGTCTCTTCCTTAA